The following are encoded in a window of Ictalurus punctatus breed USDA103 chromosome 13, Coco_2.0, whole genome shotgun sequence genomic DNA:
- the ablim1b gene encoding actin-binding LIM protein 1 isoform X21, which yields MVMVKEKVAHPQEAHRPPEKLVIQCYKCREPCKGEVLRVQSKHFHIKCFTCKVCGCDLAQGGFFMKNGEYLCTLDYQRLHGTRCHGCGNFVEGEVVTALGKTYHPTCFVCTICKRPFPAGDRVTFNGKDCLCQHCIQPMSPPPKDISASSNCAGCGRDIKNGQALLALDRQWHLGCFKCKACGKVLSGEYISKDGAPYCERDYQIHFGVQCEACHQYITGRVLEAGDKYYHPSCARCSRCNQMFTEGEEMYLQGSTVWHPDCKSNIKVEEKYREAQQRPGRKPRPFVIFLPLSKCESQCKTKGRGGSARGVRPLRRTEPTRSSSESICSRPGSSIPGSPGHTIYAKVDNEIIDYKDLAAIPRVKAIYDIERPDMISYESLHSTSSTLERQGRHSPGECQSTTGDQSPNRGHIKTMPQDASPMSAETSPRTLSPTPSAEGCYDIRERIMQRSTSQGSISSPMYSRHNYIPTLSKTPQHFHRPGTEPSSGRSSPLSSRSATPTLFLTPKHFHVPDQGMNMYRKPPIYKQHDMRSRSRDEEEEEQFKRRQLQEDHLSKIQSGLGKLILKEEMEKEMNKERYARSVAAQRYEPQHSNYAADPNSPTSKTSSLPGYGRNGLLRSTEFSQYNSYGDVCGGQRDFKVRE from the exons TGTGTGGTTGTGACCTGGCACAAGGTGGTTTCTTCATGAAGAATGGCGAGTATCTGTGCACACTGGACTACCAAAGGCTGCATGGAACACGCTGCCATGGCTGTGGGAACTTTGTTGAAGGAGAGGTGGTGACGGCCCTCGGGAAGACCTACCACCCCACCTGCTTCGTCTGCACCATCTGCAA ACGGCCATTTCCTGCTGGAGACCGCGTCACATTCAATGGAAAGGACTGTCTCTGCCAGCACTGCATCCAGCCAATGTCTCCTCCTCCCAAAGACATCAGTGCTTCCAGCA acTGTGCAGGCTGTGGCAGGGATATTAAAAATGGACAGGCTCTGCTAGCTTTGGACAGACAGTGGCATCTCGGCTGCTTCAAGTGCAAGGCCTGTGGCAAAGTTCTGAGTGGCGAATATATCAGCAA GGATGGTGCACCGTACTGTGAGAGAGACTACCAGATCCACTTTGGTGTGCAGTGTGAAGCCTGTCATCAGTATATAACGGGGAGGGTTCTGGAG GCAGGCGATAAATACTACCACCCCAGCTGTGCACGATGCAGCCGGTGCAACCAGATGTTCACGGAGGGGGAGGAGATGTACCTGCAAG GCTCTACAGTGTGGCATCCAGACTGTAAGAGCAACATCAAAGTAGAAGAGAAGTACAGG GAAGCACAACAGCGACCTGGCAGAAAGCCCCGTCCTTTTGTTATCTTTTTGCCCCTGTCTAAATGTGAGTCTCAGTGTAAGACGAAGGGCCGGGGTGGCTCTGCTCGAGGCGTACGTCCCCTGCGCAGGACGGAG CCCACAAGGTCTTCGTCGGAGAGTATCTGTTCTCGGCCGGGTTCCAGCATCCCCGGCTCTCCTGGTCACACCATCTAT GCAAAAGTAGACAATGAGATCATTGATTACAAGGACCTAGCAGCCATCCCCCGAGTCAAGGCCATTTATGACATAGAACGTCCAGACATGATATCCTACGAGTCTCTGCACTCCACCTCCTCTACCCTGGAGAGACAGGGCAGACACAGCCCTGGAGAG TGCCAGAGTACTACAGGTGACCAATCCCCCAACAGAGGCCAtattaaa ACCATGCCGCAAGATGCCTCCCCCATGTCAGCTGAGACT TCACCAAGAACCCTGTCTCCCACCCCGTCTGCTGAG GGCTGTTATGACATTCGAGAACGCATCATGCAACGATCCACCAGCCAGGGCTCCATCAGCTCCCCGATGTACAGCCGACACAACTACATACCTACACTGTCTAAGACACCACAGCACTTCCACAGACCAG GCACTGAGCCATCAAGTGGCCGGAGTTCTCCCTTGTCCTCTCGCTCGGCCACCCCGACCCTCTTTCTGACCCCTAAACATTTCCACGTCCCAG ACCAAGGCATGAACATGTACAGAAAGCCACCAATCTACAAACAACATG ATATGAGGAGTCGCTCGcgagatgaagaggaggaggaacaaTTCAAACGAAGACAGCTCCAAGAAGATCATCTTAGCAAG ATCCAGTCTGGTCTTGGGAAGCTCATTTTGAaggaggagatggagaaggAAATGAACAAAGAGAGATATGCTCGCAGTGTGGCAGCCCAGCGGTACGAGCCTCAGCACTCCAACTATGCTGCAG ATCCCAACTCTCCCACGTCTAAAACCTCTTCACTGCCAGGATATGGACGCAACGGCCTTCTTCGG TCGACAGAATTCTCTCAGTATAACAGTTACGGGGATGTGTGTGGAGGTCAGAGAG ATTTCAAGGTACGTGAATGA
- the ablim1b gene encoding actin-binding LIM protein 1 isoform X22 — MVMVKEKVAHPQEAHRPPEKLVIQCYKCREPCKGEVLRVQSKHFHIKCFTCKVCGCDLAQGGFFMKNGEYLCTLDYQRLHGTRCHGCGNFVEGEVVTALGKTYHPTCFVCTICKRPFPAGDRVTFNGKDCLCQHCIQPMSPPPKDISASSNCAGCGRDIKNGQALLALDRQWHLGCFKCKACGKVLSGEYISKDGAPYCERDYQIHFGVQCEACHQYITGRVLEAGDKYYHPSCARCSRCNQMFTEGEEMYLQGSTVWHPDCKSNIKVEEKYREAQQRPGRKPRPFVIFLPLSKCESQCKTKGRGGSARGVRPLRRTEPTRSSSESICSRPGSSIPGSPGHTIYAKVDNEIIDYKDLAAIPRVKAIYDIERPDMISYESLHSTSSTLERQGRHSPGECQSTTGDQSPNRGHIKTMPQDASPMSAETSPRTLSPTPSAEGCYDIRERIMQRSTSQGSISSPMYSRHNYIPTLSKTPQHFHRPDQGMNMYRKPPIYKQHDMRSRSRDEEEEEQFKRRQLQEDHLSKIQSGLGKLILKEEMEKEMNKERYARSVAAQRYEPQHSNYAADPNSPTSKTSSLPGYGRNGLLRSTEFSQYNSYGDVCGGQRDFKVRE; from the exons TGTGTGGTTGTGACCTGGCACAAGGTGGTTTCTTCATGAAGAATGGCGAGTATCTGTGCACACTGGACTACCAAAGGCTGCATGGAACACGCTGCCATGGCTGTGGGAACTTTGTTGAAGGAGAGGTGGTGACGGCCCTCGGGAAGACCTACCACCCCACCTGCTTCGTCTGCACCATCTGCAA ACGGCCATTTCCTGCTGGAGACCGCGTCACATTCAATGGAAAGGACTGTCTCTGCCAGCACTGCATCCAGCCAATGTCTCCTCCTCCCAAAGACATCAGTGCTTCCAGCA acTGTGCAGGCTGTGGCAGGGATATTAAAAATGGACAGGCTCTGCTAGCTTTGGACAGACAGTGGCATCTCGGCTGCTTCAAGTGCAAGGCCTGTGGCAAAGTTCTGAGTGGCGAATATATCAGCAA GGATGGTGCACCGTACTGTGAGAGAGACTACCAGATCCACTTTGGTGTGCAGTGTGAAGCCTGTCATCAGTATATAACGGGGAGGGTTCTGGAG GCAGGCGATAAATACTACCACCCCAGCTGTGCACGATGCAGCCGGTGCAACCAGATGTTCACGGAGGGGGAGGAGATGTACCTGCAAG GCTCTACAGTGTGGCATCCAGACTGTAAGAGCAACATCAAAGTAGAAGAGAAGTACAGG GAAGCACAACAGCGACCTGGCAGAAAGCCCCGTCCTTTTGTTATCTTTTTGCCCCTGTCTAAATGTGAGTCTCAGTGTAAGACGAAGGGCCGGGGTGGCTCTGCTCGAGGCGTACGTCCCCTGCGCAGGACGGAG CCCACAAGGTCTTCGTCGGAGAGTATCTGTTCTCGGCCGGGTTCCAGCATCCCCGGCTCTCCTGGTCACACCATCTAT GCAAAAGTAGACAATGAGATCATTGATTACAAGGACCTAGCAGCCATCCCCCGAGTCAAGGCCATTTATGACATAGAACGTCCAGACATGATATCCTACGAGTCTCTGCACTCCACCTCCTCTACCCTGGAGAGACAGGGCAGACACAGCCCTGGAGAG TGCCAGAGTACTACAGGTGACCAATCCCCCAACAGAGGCCAtattaaa ACCATGCCGCAAGATGCCTCCCCCATGTCAGCTGAGACT TCACCAAGAACCCTGTCTCCCACCCCGTCTGCTGAG GGCTGTTATGACATTCGAGAACGCATCATGCAACGATCCACCAGCCAGGGCTCCATCAGCTCCCCGATGTACAGCCGACACAACTACATACCTACACTGTCTAAGACACCACAGCACTTCCACAGACCAG ACCAAGGCATGAACATGTACAGAAAGCCACCAATCTACAAACAACATG ATATGAGGAGTCGCTCGcgagatgaagaggaggaggaacaaTTCAAACGAAGACAGCTCCAAGAAGATCATCTTAGCAAG ATCCAGTCTGGTCTTGGGAAGCTCATTTTGAaggaggagatggagaaggAAATGAACAAAGAGAGATATGCTCGCAGTGTGGCAGCCCAGCGGTACGAGCCTCAGCACTCCAACTATGCTGCAG ATCCCAACTCTCCCACGTCTAAAACCTCTTCACTGCCAGGATATGGACGCAACGGCCTTCTTCGG TCGACAGAATTCTCTCAGTATAACAGTTACGGGGATGTGTGTGGAGGTCAGAGAG ATTTCAAGGTACGTGAATGA
- the ablim1b gene encoding actin-binding LIM protein 1 isoform X1, translating to MVMVKEKVAHPQEAHRPPEKLVIQCYKCREPCKGEVLRVQSKHFHIKCFTCKVCGCDLAQGGFFMKNGEYLCTLDYQRLHGTRCHGCGNFVEGEVVTALGKTYHPTCFVCTICKRPFPAGDRVTFNGKDCLCQHCIQPMSPPPKDISASSNCAGCGRDIKNGQALLALDRQWHLGCFKCKACGKVLSGEYISKDGAPYCERDYQIHFGVQCEACHQYITGRVLEAGDKYYHPSCARCSRCNQMFTEGEEMYLQGSTVWHPDCKSNIKVEEKYREAQQRPGRKPRPFVIFLPLSKCESQCKTKGRGGSARGVRPLRRTEPTRSSSESICSRPGSSIPGSPGHTIYAKVDNEIIDYKDLAAIPRVKAIYDIERPDMISYESLHSTSSTLERQGRHSPGECQSTTGDQSPNRGHIKTMPQDASPMSAETSPRTLSPTPSAEGCYDIRERIMQRSTSQGSISSPMYSRHNYIPTLSKTPQHFHRPAGMLKLCSSLRSSNSDNRPTSPFRHHFLPHNKDSFCIGTEPSSGRSSPLSSRSATPTLFLTPKHFHVPDQGMNMYRKPPIYKQHDSAALAAQSKFAGDIIKSSKFPAAQAPRPDETAKIETDYWPCPPSLATLGSDMRSRSRDEEEEEQFKRRQLQEDHLSKIQSGLGKLILKEEMEKEMNKERYARSVAAQRYEPQHSNYAADPNSPTSKTSSLPGYGRNGLLRSTEFSQYNSYGDVCGGQRDFKVRE from the exons TGTGTGGTTGTGACCTGGCACAAGGTGGTTTCTTCATGAAGAATGGCGAGTATCTGTGCACACTGGACTACCAAAGGCTGCATGGAACACGCTGCCATGGCTGTGGGAACTTTGTTGAAGGAGAGGTGGTGACGGCCCTCGGGAAGACCTACCACCCCACCTGCTTCGTCTGCACCATCTGCAA ACGGCCATTTCCTGCTGGAGACCGCGTCACATTCAATGGAAAGGACTGTCTCTGCCAGCACTGCATCCAGCCAATGTCTCCTCCTCCCAAAGACATCAGTGCTTCCAGCA acTGTGCAGGCTGTGGCAGGGATATTAAAAATGGACAGGCTCTGCTAGCTTTGGACAGACAGTGGCATCTCGGCTGCTTCAAGTGCAAGGCCTGTGGCAAAGTTCTGAGTGGCGAATATATCAGCAA GGATGGTGCACCGTACTGTGAGAGAGACTACCAGATCCACTTTGGTGTGCAGTGTGAAGCCTGTCATCAGTATATAACGGGGAGGGTTCTGGAG GCAGGCGATAAATACTACCACCCCAGCTGTGCACGATGCAGCCGGTGCAACCAGATGTTCACGGAGGGGGAGGAGATGTACCTGCAAG GCTCTACAGTGTGGCATCCAGACTGTAAGAGCAACATCAAAGTAGAAGAGAAGTACAGG GAAGCACAACAGCGACCTGGCAGAAAGCCCCGTCCTTTTGTTATCTTTTTGCCCCTGTCTAAATGTGAGTCTCAGTGTAAGACGAAGGGCCGGGGTGGCTCTGCTCGAGGCGTACGTCCCCTGCGCAGGACGGAG CCCACAAGGTCTTCGTCGGAGAGTATCTGTTCTCGGCCGGGTTCCAGCATCCCCGGCTCTCCTGGTCACACCATCTAT GCAAAAGTAGACAATGAGATCATTGATTACAAGGACCTAGCAGCCATCCCCCGAGTCAAGGCCATTTATGACATAGAACGTCCAGACATGATATCCTACGAGTCTCTGCACTCCACCTCCTCTACCCTGGAGAGACAGGGCAGACACAGCCCTGGAGAG TGCCAGAGTACTACAGGTGACCAATCCCCCAACAGAGGCCAtattaaa ACCATGCCGCAAGATGCCTCCCCCATGTCAGCTGAGACT TCACCAAGAACCCTGTCTCCCACCCCGTCTGCTGAG GGCTGTTATGACATTCGAGAACGCATCATGCAACGATCCACCAGCCAGGGCTCCATCAGCTCCCCGATGTACAGCCGACACAACTACATACCTACACTGTCTAAGACACCACAGCACTTCCACAGACCAG CAGGAATGCTGAAGCTCTGCTCCTCTTTGCGCTCTAGCAACAGTGACAACCGTCCCACTTCCCCTTTCCGACATCACTTCCTCCCCCATAACAAAG ATTCTTTCTGCATAG GCACTGAGCCATCAAGTGGCCGGAGTTCTCCCTTGTCCTCTCGCTCGGCCACCCCGACCCTCTTTCTGACCCCTAAACATTTCCACGTCCCAG ACCAAGGCATGAACATGTACAGAAAGCCACCAATCTACAAACAACATG ATTCAGCTGCACTCGCAGCCCAAAGCAAGTTTGCTGGTGACATCATCAAATCTTCCAAGTTCCCTGCTGCTCAAGCACCCCGACCGGATGAAACAGCAAAGATTGAGACTGACTACTGGCCCTGCCCTCCCTCCCTTGCAACCCTAG GTTCAGATATGAGGAGTCGCTCGcgagatgaagaggaggaggaacaaTTCAAACGAAGACAGCTCCAAGAAGATCATCTTAGCAAG ATCCAGTCTGGTCTTGGGAAGCTCATTTTGAaggaggagatggagaaggAAATGAACAAAGAGAGATATGCTCGCAGTGTGGCAGCCCAGCGGTACGAGCCTCAGCACTCCAACTATGCTGCAG ATCCCAACTCTCCCACGTCTAAAACCTCTTCACTGCCAGGATATGGACGCAACGGCCTTCTTCGG TCGACAGAATTCTCTCAGTATAACAGTTACGGGGATGTGTGTGGAGGTCAGAGAG ATTTCAAGGTACGTGAATGA